From the Cucumis sativus cultivar 9930 chromosome 5, Cucumber_9930_V3, whole genome shotgun sequence genome, the window catcaaaaaaaattaagaagagaCTAAAAATGGGCAAAAAAAGATCCAAGTTCCTCAAAAACACAATCCAACGAATAATGTCCCCCCAAAATACTCAATTCATCCATGTTTAAAACAGCCAACGTAATTCCTAAAATCCCATCTACCTTGAAGAAGCTAAAATCAGCGGTCTTAGAAGATTGAATAGCTGAAAGAGCATTATCGATTTTATCATCCTTGATCAACGCTACGATTTTGCATCGAAGGGCATCTTCGTCACCAGGAGCAACTGAAAGAACTGAGACATAATCCAAGAGATGTGAATTTAGGAAGTACAAAGAAATGGAACAAAAAATgttggagaaaaagaagactACTGACTTTGATCTGCAACTTTGACGGCCTGAGAGAATTCAGATCGCTGGATGTGTCTGTTAAGAGAAGTGAATTGATCTTCAATGGGTGGAGGCGGCTGGGAAGACGGGGATGCCTTCGGCTTGTCTTTCGATTTCGGagccatttttcttcttcgccAAAGCGAAAGCtctgatttttgtttctcccTCGCCTAACAGGCGGATCGATCTATCGTGTTGCTTCCTGTAATCGTAAAGGGCTTCTCGACAAGATGAGGCCCAAACTCTTAATCTCTAGGCCCATATTTGAAGCCCAAAATATATTTGGGCCGATCTAATTGATATAAGTACAATTTGTTTATAActcttttgtttctcattCTATTTGTAACAtccttattttaatttaaatgcaATCAAAGTATTacttaaaagatattttgatAGAGAAGGAATATTTATAAgctaaatattttcaataacttttttaaaattaagtatataatttttacttCACCACCGGGGAACTTAATCTAGTTAGCTTTTCCCCACATGAAATGGATGTCGTATATCGGCATTAGATAGAGTTCGTGGTGAAAGAGCAAGGAATGAGCTTACTAGCATGGGATTGAGTTGTCGTCTTCTTCATGGAATCGGGAATTTAAAGCTTTCTTGAAGCCTTTTGAGATAATCTTTCTCGATCTTCACTGTTTCATCTGCTTGCTTGCTTTACAATATCATAACAATACTCTTCGTTAAGAATCTTTTTCGAGAGAACTGGAAATATAGTTTGGTAATAGTTTTTGATAGGGATGTAATCAAGTTGGGTTGGGAGACATTATCaactcaacccatattttcaAGTTACATGGGTTGGCAACCCGAATAACCCgaatttagttttcaacccaatccaaccaaacccgtaaaatatgggttgggttgttgagttgtgttttcttttttttttctactttctaaTGAAAACGGAGGTGGACGACAAGATCGTGAGAGAGAAGATCAAAGACCAAGGTGAGACGAAAGAGAATGATCGaacaatacatatatatatatatatatatatatatatatatatatatatatatatatatatatatatatattatattaattcgggTTATGCTGGGTTGACCCGAATTTTTCAACATTCCAACCTGAGACCCAACCCTTATAGTATGGGTTggatattttgaattattcgGATTCAATCCATATTCTTATATCCCTAGCTTCTGAATGCATGATAAAAAATAGGGGGATCAAGTCTTGACCATCTGTTTACAAAGTGACATAAAATatcttcttttctaatttctaattttaatttttcaacccATTGTCTTCAAACATGTCATGAAATAACTTCTATAGGAAGATAATGAACAAGGAGAAGAAGTGATATGATCTTATAAATTCACAATGTCTTATTAGAATAACTTTTTTCCATATACGATGGtgaaaaaagttattaaaagtTGTCTAACGAGATAGAACAAATTAACTGCTTATAAATGCTTCAACCACAATACTCAACAACTAccataatatatgaaattatatataaaaatacaacgagatttgaatgaataattttttatagattATATGTGAATATTTATATAGTTACATCTCTTGGTTTTATTTGGGAGAGAAAACGTATCCTTTCAATAAGACAATATATcatattagagaaaaatacaCTCTCTTATCAAGAATTGCTgtaattttttacaaaaagaaacaaatttattaaaaacacatttaaatttgataaaacagaaaatcaaatgatgcattttttaaaaataaaaaccaattgATTATCAAACAGTTTCCATAGATCTTTATCAACCAAAGGGACTGTACAttgttcatttctttcatgtggCACGTTTATCTTTTGATCCAATACACAttcatcaaataaaatcatacttttattggttttttaaattttgtttgattggaCAAACACAATCAATAATTAACTTAACGAACATGTATTTCAATACATTGAAGATACAATTTCAAATCCATGTATATAACAACCCAAATATATATGAGTTAGTACTAAAAAGAATGgacattcaaattattaattagaagGCAACTTGGCATACTTGAGGAACTCTTCATCCACTTCAAACTTATTCATGTGCTCTTCTTTGAGATGAACATAAATATCAACTCCATCACCATCTTTTTTGTCAATGAAGACAAAGAGATTCTTAAACATCAAAGCTGGGGAGCTGATCCAAGCGGGTTTGCCCCACCCAAAATCGGCGTCGTAAATAGGCATCCGACAGAGGCTAGTGAAGGAACAAGAGACGAGTTCGCCGGTAGAGAATTGTGTAGCCGTCTTCTTCATGGAGTCGAGGAATTTTGAACCTTCTTGAAGCCTTTTTAGATAGTCTTTGTCGATCTTTCCAATTTCGTTCCTCGCCTGCTTCACAAGATCGTAACAGTAATTGTCATTGAGAATATTCTCAGAGGGAACTGCAAACGTGGTTCGATAATAGTTTCCAAATGCGTAATCTACAACCGGTGGGTCGAGTCTTGAACGTATGTTTACCGAGTGACATACTAGGAATATCTTCTTCTCCGATCCCGACTTTCCATTCTCCAACTCAGAACTAGAGACCTATCgatatataatagaaaattaatcaattttagaattaacTATCAGTGTGTAGAGTGAGCTCATACTTTGTTTAGAAGCTGTAGGGACTTACGGCTTTAATGGCGGCAATAAAACGACTATAGATGAAGGCAGACAATGCTTCAACTCTCGAAGGCCGCCTCTGGTTTTCCATGGCAGAGCACTCTGCATATTTAGCTCTAATACTTTCAACATTCTCACCATCTATTTCATATCGTCTCGCCACTCTTTGTCTGAAAATACTCGTCCTCGTGTTGTAAAGCCCCGTCTTCGTCGGAGGAAATAGCTCCGCCGACGACAAATGAGCCCGCACCACCTCCTTCTCCCCCCGGCAATAAGCAGCCCACTCATTAACCACAATGAACAACGACAGAGCATCGCTGATCTTATGAGAAACACAGATCCCAATAACAACGCCGCCGCATTCGAACACATTCAACTGAACCCCCATTGAAACTTCGTCAAGCTGGTCCAATTCGAACGGAAGAAATTTGTTTACTTCAGAAGGAAACGGTGTGTTCATAACATCGGACAGCCGGCAgtttattttggtttcaatGAAAGGAACACCGTTGTCGTTGCAGTCTATGAAAAACTCGTCGTAGTTTACTTTACCAGCGAGTGGGTAGTAATGGGTCAAGACATGGGAGAGGGATGTTTTCAGGTGGTCGGAGATTTCGGCAGGGGTGGCAGAGCCGCCCGCTGGATAGAAATAGACCATTGGGTTGTAGACATCAACGGTGACTTGGTCGAGGAAGGATAAACTGTAACGACGGAGATGCTCCGGCGTTGGAGAAGAGGGTTTGATTGTTTCTTTAGAAACGATTTCAATTTCCACAGCCATAATTGATTGAAATCTGAAAAGTGAAAGAACAACGTGAAGAAGATAGACGCAGGGGGTGGAAAACGAAGCTCTGATTTGGATTCAAATTTATGGACATGAAATTGAGTCGAAGTCAAATGGAGACGATAA encodes:
- the LOC101218593 gene encoding stemmadenine O-acetyltransferase; the protein is MAVEIEIVSKETIKPSSPTPEHLRRYSLSFLDQVTVDVYNPMVYFYPAGGSATPAEISDHLKTSLSHVLTHYYPLAGKVNYDEFFIDCNDNGVPFIETKINCRLSDVMNTPFPSEVNKFLPFELDQLDEVSMGVQLNVFECGGVVIGICVSHKISDALSLFIVVNEWAAYCRGEKEVVRAHLSSAELFPPTKTGLYNTRTSIFRQRVARRYEIDGENVESIRAKYAECSAMENQRRPSRVEALSAFIYSRFIAAIKAVSSSELENGKSGSEKKIFLVCHSVNIRSRLDPPVVDYAFGNYYRTTFAVPSENILNDNYCYDLVKQARNEIGKIDKDYLKRLQEGSKFLDSMKKTATQFSTGELVSCSFTSLCRMPIYDADFGWGKPAWISSPALMFKNLFVFIDKKDGDGVDIYVHLKEEHMNKFEVDEEFLKYAKLPSN